The Candidatus Planktophila sp. genome contains a region encoding:
- a CDS encoding CTP synthase codes for MGQQHVTKHLFVSGGVASSLGKGLTASSLGRLLVARGLRVTMQKLDPYLNVDPGTMNPFQHGEVFVTDDGAETDLDIGHYERFLDTNLHGSANVTTGQVYSRVIARERRGEYLGETVQVIPHITNEIKERIRAMAAPDIDIVITEIGGTVGDIESQPFLEAARQIRQEVGRDNVFYLHVSLVPYIGPSGELKTKPTQHSVVALRSIGIAPDAIVLRSDRAIPLSVKKKISLMCDVDSAAVVAAVDAPSIYDIPKVLHAEGLDAYVVKRLGLECHEVVWGDWDDLLEKVHHPKHHVRIGLVGKYIDLPDAYLSVSEALRAGGFANEAKIEIVWIASDECESAEGAAKNLSSVDAICVPGGFGIRGIEGKVGALKYARENRIPTLGLCLGLQCMVIEAARNLAGITDANSAEFSDSGTPVIATMANQRDIVAGNQDMGGTMRLGLYRADLVAGSMVATIYGADEISERHRHRYEVNNKFRDQISAAGLIFSGFYKELDLVEFVELPKEVHPYYIGTQAHPELRSRPTRPHPLFVGLIAAAVAAKG; via the coding sequence ATGGGCCAGCAACATGTGACGAAACACCTCTTTGTATCCGGCGGAGTCGCCTCATCTCTTGGAAAAGGTCTTACCGCCTCATCTCTTGGACGCTTGTTAGTAGCCCGAGGTCTTCGCGTAACGATGCAGAAGCTGGATCCATATTTAAATGTCGATCCTGGAACGATGAATCCCTTTCAACATGGTGAGGTTTTTGTCACCGATGATGGCGCAGAAACTGATTTAGATATCGGGCATTATGAACGCTTTTTAGATACTAATCTGCATGGTTCGGCAAATGTCACAACGGGCCAAGTGTATTCGCGCGTTATAGCCCGAGAGCGTCGCGGTGAGTATTTGGGTGAAACCGTTCAAGTTATTCCACACATTACAAATGAGATTAAAGAGCGGATCCGTGCAATGGCCGCACCTGATATTGATATCGTGATTACTGAAATAGGTGGAACTGTTGGAGATATTGAATCTCAACCTTTCTTAGAGGCGGCTCGGCAGATTCGCCAAGAGGTGGGTCGTGACAATGTTTTCTATCTGCACGTCTCATTGGTTCCATATATTGGTCCATCGGGTGAGTTGAAAACTAAGCCGACACAACACTCAGTTGTTGCTTTGCGAAGTATTGGTATTGCACCAGATGCCATAGTGCTTCGCTCTGATCGGGCTATTCCACTGTCGGTAAAAAAGAAGATCTCTCTGATGTGTGACGTTGATTCAGCTGCCGTTGTTGCCGCCGTTGATGCCCCATCAATTTATGACATCCCGAAAGTACTTCACGCTGAAGGTTTAGATGCCTATGTTGTTAAGCGTTTAGGTTTGGAGTGCCATGAAGTGGTGTGGGGTGATTGGGATGATTTACTTGAAAAAGTACATCACCCTAAACATCATGTCCGAATTGGTTTAGTCGGTAAGTATATAGATCTACCCGATGCCTATCTTTCGGTGTCAGAGGCTTTGCGTGCAGGTGGCTTTGCTAATGAAGCAAAGATTGAAATTGTATGGATTGCAAGTGATGAGTGCGAGAGCGCTGAAGGTGCGGCAAAGAATTTAAGTAGCGTTGATGCTATATGTGTTCCAGGTGGCTTTGGCATCCGGGGTATCGAAGGAAAAGTAGGCGCGCTCAAATATGCACGCGAGAATAGAATTCCGACTTTGGGTCTATGTCTTGGTTTGCAGTGTATGGTCATTGAAGCTGCACGTAACTTAGCTGGAATCACTGATGCTAATTCAGCGGAGTTTTCAGATTCCGGGACTCCAGTAATTGCAACGATGGCGAATCAAAGAGATATCGTTGCGGGAAATCAAGATATGGGTGGAACTATGCGCTTAGGTCTCTACAGGGCAGATCTAGTTGCGGGCTCCATGGTGGCCACTATTTACGGAGCCGATGAAATCTCTGAGCGCCATCGCCATCGCTATGAAGTCAACAATAAGTTCCGTGATCAGATATCGGCAGCGGGTCTCATCTTTTCTGGCTTTTATAAGGAGCTTGATTTAGTGGAGTTTGTAGAACTTCCTAAAGAGGTGCATCCTTACTACATAGGTACGCAAGCTCATCCAGAGCTTCGATCCCGTCCAACTCGACCTCATCCGCTCTTTGTTGGATTGATTGCAGCGGCGGTAGCGGCGAAAGGTTAA
- the recN gene encoding DNA repair protein RecN yields the protein MSDRTLLDEITIRSIGVIDQATLEISKGLTVLTGETGAGKTMILTALNLILGGKSDSALVRKGSERLVASGRFSIPADQIEVFENCGVIVEDSALIITRSVNADGKSKATCNGITVTANTLSSMSELIIEVHAQAANINISKTSKQRELLDKFAGVEFEVTFAEYSKVLMQYHVLKTRIEVLRKSIEHSEQELKTLREFVLALTTLKLKRGEYPEINAAIDRLSNVEELRIAGASALSAVDGDEVGALTSVGVARRALESARSKDAALEAIYGQLSEGFYLIEDAKGALASYLDSLEADPHQLDYLQTRKADIHALIKKFGGGNEIATEADALITRYESSENEIADLEGGDNRLKEMETELVGIKKQLVIAAKSLSSVRKLAGEKLSSAVTVEMQALSMPHATFYVKIESVDYAALKESGFTAFGCDEVSMFISAHKDAPLVSLAKGASGGEMSRVMLALEVVIAATHPVGTYIFDEVDAGVGGKAAIEVGRRLHSLSRHAQVVVVTHLPQVAAWADTHFVVTKDSHGSVGQSDVRRVDGADRIEELARMLAGLENSVSAREHAAELLSLKME from the coding sequence GTGAGTGATCGAACTCTTCTTGATGAGATAACGATTCGTTCTATCGGTGTCATTGATCAAGCAACGCTGGAAATATCTAAAGGATTAACGGTTTTAACCGGCGAAACTGGCGCAGGTAAAACAATGATTCTAACGGCGCTAAACCTGATTTTAGGCGGTAAGAGCGATAGCGCTTTAGTGCGAAAAGGTAGCGAGAGATTAGTGGCAAGCGGGAGGTTTTCTATCCCTGCCGATCAAATTGAAGTTTTTGAAAACTGTGGTGTTATTGTCGAAGATAGCGCGCTCATCATTACTCGTTCGGTAAACGCCGATGGGAAAAGTAAAGCAACATGCAATGGAATAACCGTGACTGCTAATACTCTCAGTTCAATGAGTGAGTTGATAATAGAAGTTCATGCTCAAGCTGCAAATATAAATATTAGTAAAACCTCAAAACAGCGCGAATTATTAGATAAATTTGCAGGCGTTGAGTTTGAAGTTACCTTCGCCGAGTACTCCAAGGTTTTGATGCAATATCACGTTTTAAAAACTAGAATTGAGGTGCTTCGAAAGAGTATTGAACACTCCGAGCAAGAACTTAAAACCTTGCGGGAATTTGTCTTAGCGCTCACCACACTCAAACTCAAACGGGGTGAGTATCCAGAGATTAATGCGGCCATTGATCGCTTATCTAACGTGGAAGAGCTTCGCATCGCCGGAGCATCTGCTTTGAGCGCCGTTGATGGGGATGAAGTTGGAGCGTTAACTTCGGTGGGAGTAGCCAGAAGGGCGCTGGAAAGCGCCCGAAGCAAGGATGCGGCACTTGAGGCAATCTATGGTCAGTTAAGCGAAGGCTTTTATCTCATTGAAGATGCAAAGGGTGCACTAGCTAGTTACTTGGACTCCTTAGAGGCCGATCCACATCAATTGGATTACTTACAGACTAGAAAAGCAGATATTCATGCGCTAATCAAGAAATTTGGTGGTGGCAATGAGATTGCAACTGAAGCCGATGCATTAATAACACGGTATGAATCCTCTGAAAATGAGATAGCTGATTTAGAGGGCGGTGATAATCGCTTAAAGGAGATGGAGACCGAGTTAGTTGGAATTAAAAAGCAACTTGTCATTGCGGCTAAATCGCTCTCTTCAGTTCGAAAATTAGCTGGTGAAAAATTGAGTTCGGCGGTCACCGTTGAAATGCAGGCTCTATCGATGCCACACGCAACTTTCTATGTAAAAATTGAGAGCGTTGATTACGCCGCCTTGAAGGAAAGTGGGTTCACTGCATTTGGCTGTGATGAGGTTTCGATGTTTATATCGGCTCACAAAGATGCACCTTTAGTCTCACTTGCAAAAGGTGCAAGTGGCGGTGAAATGTCACGCGTCATGTTGGCTTTGGAAGTTGTCATCGCGGCAACGCATCCAGTAGGTACATACATATTTGATGAAGTCGATGCGGGCGTTGGGGGTAAAGCGGCAATTGAAGTAGGACGTCGCCTTCATTCACTTTCTCGGCACGCCCAAGTTGTTGTTGTCACGCATCTGCCTCAAGTGGCTGCGTGGGCAGACACGCACTTCGTAGTTACTAAGGATTCACATGGCTCTGTGGGTCAAAGTGATGTTCGAAGAGTTGATGGTGCAGATCGCATTGAGGAGCTTGCGCGGATGCTAGCGGGCTTGGAAAACTCAGTGAGCGCGCGTGAACACGCCGCCGAACTATTATCGTTGAAGATGGAATAG
- a CDS encoding TlyA family RNA methyltransferase, with the protein MKIRLDAELVRRELARSRENASDLIESRSVLVNGIPATKPATMVDAETSIKLAGKRDDFVSRGGHKLAGALDAFTGVVVEGKRALDAGASTGGFTDVLLRRNVAHVVAVDVGYGQLAWELRQDPRVTILDRTNIRHLTGDVVGEPIDLVVADLSFISLTLVLPALVAVSKPEADFVVMVKPQFEVGRERLGAGGVVRDPALRKAAVIDVADSAYDVGLGTMAIVASPLPGPAGNVEYFLWLRRGALAIDHDALDLAIAEGPA; encoded by the coding sequence ATGAAGATACGTCTTGATGCAGAACTTGTTCGTCGTGAACTTGCACGTTCGCGGGAAAATGCATCGGATTTAATTGAATCACGTTCTGTTTTAGTCAATGGTATTCCCGCTACAAAACCGGCGACGATGGTAGATGCCGAGACATCAATAAAATTGGCGGGTAAGCGGGATGATTTCGTCTCACGTGGCGGACACAAGTTAGCGGGGGCCTTAGATGCCTTCACTGGAGTTGTTGTCGAAGGTAAGCGCGCTCTGGATGCTGGAGCATCAACTGGTGGTTTTACCGATGTTCTTCTTCGCCGAAATGTGGCGCATGTGGTGGCAGTCGATGTTGGTTATGGACAGTTGGCTTGGGAGTTACGGCAAGATCCACGTGTGACTATTTTGGATCGAACAAACATTCGTCATTTAACCGGAGATGTTGTTGGCGAGCCGATAGATTTAGTTGTTGCAGATTTGAGTTTTATCTCCTTGACATTAGTTCTTCCCGCCCTTGTCGCCGTATCTAAACCCGAAGCCGATTTCGTGGTCATGGTTAAGCCACAGTTTGAAGTTGGCCGTGAAAGATTAGGTGCTGGGGGAGTCGTGCGCGATCCAGCGTTACGCAAAGCTGCAGTCATTGATGTTGCCGATTCGGCCTATGACGTAGGTCTTGGCACGATGGCGATAGTTGCATCACCACTGCCTGGTCCTGCAGGAAATGTTGAGTACTTCCTCTGGCTGCGCCGCGGTGCACTGGCAATCGATCACGATGCGCTGGATTTAGCAATCGCCGAAGGTCCGGCTTAA
- the ald gene encoding alanine dehydrogenase, whose translation MIVGVPKEIKVHESRVAITPEGVSEFVSAGHSVIIEDGAGVGSAILNQDFIAAGAKIVSDSDGVWSSADLILKVKEPIEAEYLKMHQDQTLFTYLHLAASRPCTEALIASKITAIAYETVEVNGTLPLLSPMSEVAGRLATQVGASTLQRPNGGRGVLLGGVPGVSPAHVVVIGGGTAGLNAAVMAVGLGADVTILDRSISRLQYIDSAYNGRIKTLMSSLHAIEREVRTADLVIGAVLIHGARAPKLISNALVKTMKQGSVLVDIAIDQGGCFEDSRPTTHADPTFSVHGSVFYCVANMPGAVPVTSTYALTNATLPYALSIAKYGWKTACEKDSNLARGLNVHNGQIYYEAVAQAHGYEYIKF comes from the coding sequence ATGATTGTTGGAGTACCGAAAGAGATCAAAGTTCACGAATCTCGTGTTGCAATTACTCCCGAGGGTGTGAGTGAGTTTGTGTCCGCAGGTCATTCGGTAATTATCGAAGATGGAGCAGGTGTGGGCTCTGCCATTCTCAATCAGGATTTCATAGCAGCCGGTGCAAAAATTGTGAGCGATAGTGATGGCGTGTGGAGTTCTGCTGATTTAATTCTCAAGGTGAAAGAGCCGATTGAGGCTGAGTATCTGAAAATGCATCAAGACCAAACTCTCTTTACCTATCTCCACTTGGCGGCATCTCGCCCGTGCACTGAAGCATTAATTGCTAGCAAGATAACGGCCATTGCATATGAGACCGTTGAAGTAAATGGCACACTTCCATTGCTTTCACCTATGAGTGAGGTCGCTGGACGATTAGCTACTCAAGTGGGAGCAAGCACTTTGCAACGGCCTAACGGCGGCCGCGGAGTTCTACTAGGTGGTGTGCCCGGAGTATCACCTGCACATGTTGTTGTGATTGGCGGCGGAACGGCCGGTTTGAATGCTGCCGTTATGGCAGTTGGGCTTGGCGCAGATGTCACGATTTTAGATCGCTCCATTTCTCGTTTGCAGTACATTGATTCTGCTTACAATGGAAGAATTAAAACGCTCATGTCTTCACTACATGCAATTGAACGTGAAGTACGGACCGCTGATTTAGTGATCGGCGCCGTTCTTATCCACGGCGCAAGAGCACCAAAATTAATTTCTAACGCATTAGTTAAAACCATGAAGCAGGGTTCAGTTTTAGTCGATATTGCAATTGATCAGGGTGGATGTTTTGAAGATAGTCGTCCGACAACACATGCAGATCCAACATTCTCAGTTCATGGATCGGTTTTCTACTGCGTTGCAAATATGCCAGGGGCAGTCCCAGTAACTTCCACCTACGCTCTCACCAATGCAACGTTGCCATATGCCTTATCCATCGCTAAATATGGCTGGAAAACCGCATGTGAAAAAGATTCCAATCTTGCAAGGGGATTAAATGTTCATAATGGTCAGATTTACTACGAGGCTGTAGCCCAGGCTCATGGGTATGAATACATTAAATTTTGA
- a CDS encoding NAD kinase gives MRNLLLVCNPTRAKAVEAAIKLAADFNSAGFSIFSISDIHIAGTTQCSVDELPELEVAVVLGGDGTMLRAAEVTRKHQIPLLGVNLGHVGFLAEVEKLSLDAVVSAITEKKYVIDPRMTLKYSVERDGKEVTSGWALNEVTVERQHATMVELFLEIDDRPISRWGCDGLICSTPTGSTAYAFSAGGPVVWPEVDALVVLPISAHALFSRPLVISTLSQIVVRIDSVGALLSADSLRNFELLQGDRVHISKDSEVVQLAHLTNTSFSDRLVAKFKLPIQGWRGE, from the coding sequence ATGCGCAATCTCTTACTTGTATGTAACCCGACTAGGGCAAAGGCCGTTGAAGCTGCGATTAAACTTGCTGCAGATTTTAATAGTGCAGGTTTTTCTATCTTTTCAATCTCCGATATTCACATCGCCGGAACCACTCAGTGCAGTGTTGATGAATTGCCAGAGTTAGAAGTTGCAGTAGTTTTAGGTGGCGATGGAACAATGTTGCGCGCGGCGGAGGTAACTAGAAAACATCAAATTCCGCTCCTGGGCGTGAATCTTGGCCATGTTGGATTTTTAGCCGAAGTTGAAAAACTCTCACTTGATGCCGTGGTTAGCGCGATAACTGAGAAGAAATATGTAATTGATCCCCGTATGACTCTGAAATACTCAGTTGAAAGAGATGGCAAAGAAGTTACCTCAGGCTGGGCGCTCAATGAAGTCACTGTAGAGCGTCAACATGCAACGATGGTTGAACTATTTCTAGAGATCGATGACCGGCCTATCTCTCGTTGGGGTTGTGATGGTTTAATCTGTTCGACACCAACTGGCTCAACGGCATATGCATTCTCTGCCGGAGGCCCGGTAGTCTGGCCTGAAGTCGATGCTTTAGTGGTACTTCCAATTTCGGCACATGCTCTTTTTTCTCGTCCGTTAGTTATTTCTACACTTTCACAGATTGTTGTGCGTATTGATTCAGTGGGGGCACTTCTATCTGCCGATTCACTGCGAAACTTTGAATTGCTCCAAGGTGATCGGGTGCATATTTCAAAGGATTCAGAGGTTGTTCAGTTAGCTCATTTAACGAATACATCTTTTAGCGATCGTTTAGTTGCAAAGTTCAAATTACCAATACAGGGCTGGCGCGGTGAGTGA
- a CDS encoding site-specific tyrosine recombinase XerD, producing MNTLNFDALAQSFLNHVSIERGLAVNSVAAYRRDLSKLSDFLSSSDVEDIDSMKITEFIVDLKNAKLAAASINRIESTLRSFFKYLQLEHGFADPTLEIESSKATRRLPKALSVEDIIKLIDAALHEGQPITLRDQTMVELLYSSGARVSELIGINVGDISLVESAEGEITTLKLRGKGGKERVVPLGAFATKAIDEYKTRIRPELASKSSKVNSALFLNSRGGRITRQSAWNIVLKAAESAGITQRVTPHVFRHSYATHLLDGGADIRVVQELLGHASVTTTQIYTLITIDRVRESYAMAHPRA from the coding sequence ATGAATACATTAAATTTTGATGCACTAGCGCAGTCATTTCTCAATCACGTTTCGATTGAGCGAGGATTAGCCGTTAACTCAGTAGCGGCATATCGCCGTGATTTAAGTAAACTCTCGGACTTCTTAAGTTCAAGCGATGTCGAAGATATAGATTCGATGAAGATCACCGAGTTTATAGTGGATTTGAAAAACGCCAAACTCGCCGCGGCAAGTATCAATCGCATTGAATCAACGCTTCGCAGCTTTTTTAAATATCTGCAGTTGGAGCATGGTTTTGCCGACCCGACGCTGGAGATTGAAAGTAGTAAAGCGACAAGAAGGCTTCCAAAGGCACTCAGCGTTGAGGATATTATTAAATTAATCGATGCAGCCTTGCATGAAGGTCAGCCAATCACTCTGCGCGATCAAACAATGGTCGAACTTCTCTATAGCAGCGGTGCACGAGTAAGTGAACTCATTGGAATCAATGTGGGTGATATCTCTTTGGTAGAAAGTGCAGAGGGCGAAATCACTACGCTCAAACTCCGTGGAAAAGGAGGAAAAGAGAGAGTTGTTCCTTTAGGTGCTTTTGCAACTAAAGCCATCGATGAATACAAAACACGTATTCGTCCAGAGCTTGCATCAAAGAGTTCAAAAGTTAACTCAGCGCTATTTCTCAACTCACGTGGAGGACGCATTACTAGGCAATCGGCATGGAATATTGTATTAAAAGCGGCAGAGTCGGCGGGAATTACCCAAAGAGTTACGCCCCATGTCTTTAGACACTCATACGCCACGCATCTCTTAGATGGAGGTGCAGATATCCGAGTAGTTCAAGAACTGCTAGGTCATGCATCGGTGACTACAACGCAGATTTATACGTTGATTACGATCGATAGAGTGCGCGAGAGTTATGCGATGGCGCACCCTCGCGCATAA